Proteins from a single region of Pseudodesulfovibrio portus:
- a CDS encoding DUF4254 domain-containing protein: protein MADITIEIVKETIQDAVKHQLRSVMDWHYGEPVYDGDPEDDLAGIPGFRELVGRQHWTNFQLWHVEDRARRQDVDAKVIADCKYAIDKLNQKRNDLIERVDECLIGLIDSLLPEDGVEKYNTETVGAALDRLSIQALKIYHMDEQCRRKDVDQDHKEACGGKVLTLKQQHEDLEQAILELIDEYAVGVKKPKVYFQFKMYNDPKLNPELYETNK from the coding sequence ATGGCTGACATCACCATAGAGATTGTTAAAGAGACCATCCAGGACGCCGTCAAACATCAGCTCCGGTCCGTCATGGACTGGCATTACGGCGAGCCCGTATACGACGGCGACCCCGAGGACGATTTGGCCGGGATTCCCGGTTTCCGGGAGCTGGTGGGTCGCCAGCACTGGACCAACTTCCAGCTTTGGCACGTCGAGGACCGGGCCCGCCGCCAGGACGTGGACGCCAAGGTCATCGCGGACTGCAAGTACGCCATCGACAAGCTCAACCAGAAGCGCAACGACCTCATCGAGCGGGTGGACGAGTGCCTCATCGGCCTGATCGATTCCCTGCTGCCCGAAGACGGTGTGGAAAAGTACAACACCGAGACCGTGGGCGCGGCTCTGGACCGGCTGTCCATCCAGGCGCTCAAGATCTACCACATGGACGAGCAGTGCCGGCGCAAGGACGTGGATCAGGATCACAAGGAGGCCTGCGGCGGCAAGGTGCTGACCCTCAAGCAGCAGCATGAGGACCTGGAGCAGGCCATTCTGGAGCTGATCGACGAGTACGCGGTCGGCGTCAAGAAGCCCAAGGTGTATTTCCAGTTCAAGATGTACAATGATCCGAAGCTGAACCCGGAACTCTACGAAACCAACAAATAG